In the Sorghum bicolor cultivar BTx623 chromosome 4, Sorghum_bicolor_NCBIv3, whole genome shotgun sequence genome, GGTTACTTTTTCCTTGATTTCTTTGTGGTGCTCCCACTCCCTCAGGTAACATAAAGCTTCCCTTCTGTGCTAATTCTCTTGCTTTAGATACTAtaagtttcttcttcttttactTAATGTATTCACACATCTTATTTTATTGGAAAAAAAATATTGAAACTCTACATGTTACAGACCCCTTTTTGTTTAATTATGTTGTCTTTATTTCTGTAAGGTCTGAGTGTGAGTATTTTCCATTACATTTAAGGTCAACAAGAATATAAAAAAGACATGAATTGTGGTTTCGATAGCCTTGTATATACCCAGGCATGGCATGACTTTTTCCTGTTACTGAACTTGTGACATGTAAGCATCTGGGAAGAATTGATGTCGATTTAGTCATGCTCACATCTAACCATAGTTTTGAGGAATATATTTTCGTGTTTATCAACAacttgctgctgccttacctgTTTGCAGCTTTGCTCCATGAACCTTGTCTGTCTGTGTAGCACTTTATATAATTTTACTTGCATGAATGCCATGTATCTGTCAACAGCTAAAGTTCGTTGTCTAAACTCTAAACTGATGACCTGTTCTTTTCCGATGTAGTTAACAACAAAAAGAAAAGTAAAATATTTTTACACATTTTTTCTTCGTACTCGTTATGCTCTTtgctaatatttttctttgtttattgatCAAGGTGATGATACTGCTAGTTGTTCCTAAAGTTGGGTTATCTGCTGCAAACTATGCTAAGAATTTATTGCGTGCCACTGTTCTTCTTCAATATGTGCCCCGTATCATCAGATTTGTGCCACTTCTTGATGGTCAGTCCGCCAATGGATTCATATTTGAGTCAGCATGGGCTAATTTTGTGATCAATCTTCTGATGTTTGTTTTGGCGGGACATGTGGTTGGTTCATGTTGGTATCTCTTTGGCTTACAGGTTAGCTGATTTCTTTTGTAGGTTGTTTACAAAAGTTGGTAGTGCACATTGATTCAAATGTTCCAATTTGATCATCGTACGAACAAATCTAGTGTGCAGCATGTTTCACTAATGAAGAATGAGGAATACATGTTGTACCTACTTAAAGTGGAAAATGTGCGGCTCCAAATACCTATGTTAATCTGTAACATGTTCAATTTATATATTCAATCACAACTTATTTGGTAACTACTGATTTTAACTGATACTGAATGTCCAGATCAATCGTATcattttcttttgtttctcATTTTGTCACAGAGGGTTAACCAATGTCTACGAGATGCTTGTTCTGCATCAACCATTCCATATTGTGACTCCTTTATAGACTGTGGACGTGGCATTGGGAGTGGACTGTACAGACAGCAGTGGTTCAATGACTTGGGTGCAGAAGCTTGTTTTAACACTGGAAATAATGCTACTTTCCAATATGGAATTTATGAGCAAGCTGTTTTGCTAACTACAGAAGACAGTGCTGTAAAACGATATATATATTCATTATTTTGGGGGTTTCAGGTATTTGCCATCATTTGCTTGTGCCTTTCTACTTCTGTAGGTGTCTTTTTGTTGCATCCCAAATATGTAACAATTTGACTGTCATGTATGATGTTTAGGTTAATATCTTATGTGTCATGCTAACTAATAAGGTTCCATTCTATTTAAATTCATTACAATCTAACTAGTGTTTTTACTCATAGTTTATGGTTTGATTTCAGCAAATAAGTACCTTAGCAGGAAACCTTGTCCCGAGTTACTTTGTATGGGAAGTTCTGTTCACGATGGCTATTATTGGTCTGGGACTGTTGCTTTTTGCATTGCTTATTGGAAACATGCAAAATTTTCTCCAAGCTCTTGGAAGACGGTATGTGGTTATACTACTGGCTTATTTATCGTGCTACTTAACCCAAATGTAGATATAAGTTCATCTAGGTTTGTCCTAGGTCAAACCTTGTTTTACTTTGACTAAAATATCTAAATTTTTGCTACATAGATTGACAACATAAGATTAACATTGCTGTATTCATTATGAAAAGTACTTCTATAATATAAGCTTCATTTAAACTAAAATACTTTTGTAGATGTTGGTGTTGGAGTATCAGTAatctaggcccatgaggctaggcccatgaggcccttGTATGGAACTATATGGCTACCCTGTCTAGGGTTGGCCCaatctgtgtgtgtgtgtgtgtgaaaatTCTAACAGTTGGTAGTAAAACTGTCGTACTGAAGACCGTGTCAATTTTGTAATTTTGATTGGAGTAAGTATATGCTTATATGCTTGTATGGTCATGCACTATGGCATGTCGTGTCCTGGGTACTGAATAGGGATGTCAATGAGCCGATCTCGCGTGAGCCTGGCACCTCAagctcaagtttgactaaatttctaGCCAAGCTCTACCAGAGCCTGAACTCTAGAGCTTCTAGTAAGGTTTGAGCTCGGGCGCTCGGTTTAATAAAAGCTCGAATAAGGATCAAGCTCGATTTTAGCATGCTAGATTGTAGCCAAGAAGATGACATATTGAGATGGTTGACAGTCGTCGGTGCTTCCCAAAGCTTTGGGCACCAGCATTGTTGCCGAAGGAGGACAACGGTGCCTCTGGGCAAACAGTGTTGGGGATTCTCTTCAACTACATGAATAAGCTGAGGGATCAATCATTTATGGCAGCTAGCCTGCTACCATGCTCAGTGCTGATGGAGTAGTCCATGGGGTATTAGGTGACTGCAGTTTGCATTGTAGCTGGAGGGAAGTGTAAGGATCGTTTCCCTTCAGCAGGGAAGGAGATCGAGGCAAGCAGGCAGAACCATGTGGAGAACAAAATGGTGGCATTGTGTTGTGAAGAAAGAACATGATTAAGGATGATAAGATTTctctttgtttatttatcaaTTGAGTGGAGTGTGTGACTTGCATATTATGGGCTGAGCATCATGTGTGACAGGGACCTCGAAGGAGGTGGTTGGCTTAGAAAAGTTGAACTGGCTGGAGGGAAGTAGTAGTAAAAGGTGGGAAATTTTATTGTGCTATGTGTGCTGGCGAGTGAGCAATTCAAATTAAGCTCGTGAAACTCGGCGAGCAATCTTGAGTTTGGCTTGATTAGCAGACAAGCCAAGCTCGAATGGAGCTTGTAGAGAAGATCTTCGAGCTTCTTTGACAGCCCTGCCACTGAACAACTGCAAGGAATTGGGTAGAGTTTAGATGGCGATTAGCATTCGATTTGTGGTAGACGGCAGGAAGAGGAGAGATACAGCCATACAGGGATTGGAGGAGCAATTGGAAGGAAGACGAAGCTCCGGTTGGTTTCTGTTCACTCAGCTGCTGTTTGGTGCTTTAGTACCTCTCCACCTTCCCAAGTGACTGGCCTACATAGCAATCTGATCCCAGGGGCATGCGTACATCTCTAGGTGAAACGTGTGCTATCAGCCCCTTGGCTCAAGAAATCTCTATAGGCCCCTTTATACAAGCCCATTAAAGTCATCAGACATCAGTAGATCAATTCACTCAGCAGTTAGCAGTAGTCCAAAGCGCAGTGAACACAGGAAAACCCATGTGATTGATTAAATCATTTTTTTAATTGTAACTATCTTGATGTTTGAACGTTTTACTCCTTTTACCTTCTGACAGGAGATTGGAAATGCAACTTAGGCGACGTGATGTTGAAAAGTGGATGAGCCATAGACGATTGCCTGAAGATTTGAGAAGGTTCCTCTGCAGAACTTACTAAGCAAATCTTTATCACTattttttctttcaaaaaacaaagaacttagctAGCATGTTTCAATATCTAATGCAGCCGTTTGCTACTATACTGTCAAGCAGTAGTACCGATCTGGTTGTGGTTCATGATTGACTAGGGCCCTTGTGACAGCAATGATATACTTCACAAATCTTACTTTGTAGTCATGAAAAAAGGTGTATGCTGTATTGTCAGATAGTCTGAAAACATAACAATAACAATTATTTGATTAGTCCAGAATTGACATTGGCAATTGGGGTTTCAATGTTTCATATCCACAAGATGTACCATCTAGTATAGTGTTAATGAAGAAACTGAATGTGTTtggaatgttttttttttgtgtattGTAAATTTGTAGTCACGTGGGCTTGTTTGGGTGGAGGTATTTAGAGATAAATCCTTAGCATTTAGTTCAATCAATATTTGAGCTATATACCAAAACTCTCTGATGAAATACCCTAACCTGAAAGGTAGTCATTTTATTCTTACAGTCGAAGATAACAACACCTGCACCTTTGTATATGTGTAGGAGGGTTAGACGAGCTGAAAGGTTCACCTGGGCAGCTACTCAAGGAGTGAATGAAGAGGAGCTTTTGAGTAATTTACCTGAAGATATCCAAAGGGATATACGTCGCCACTTCTTTAGATTCCTTAATAAGGTTAGTTTCTAAGGTGTCAACAAATATTACTCCAATACCTTGTATTTCCACTCGCATCCTTTCTTTCATCTACCATGTCCATAGTTAGTTCTGTGCTTATATGAAATTCTACTGTTTTGGAATCTTTGCTACTGCTGTTTGGTTCTTAGCATTCACAACTTGTAAATGTAACTGTTATTTAGGGAGGGagaatgggaaagaactttatcTCCAGGGGAAAGGGGTCTGAATTGTTGTGGGACTACAATCAAATGTGGTGCTGAGCTAAACATATGGTTCAGCACTTCCAAATAAGCAATAGCCCAAAATATTCAGTGCGAACCACCCCATTCAGCAGCACAATTATGAAACCCCCCTTGAAATATAtaactataatttttttttgaaatggtGCAAACTCAATGTACAAAAATCCATGTGAAAATAACAAACTTCAGATGGCATGTGCACTAGAAGGCAAAATTCCTGTGATTATCTTCTACATATGCTACTGGAATTTGTCATTTTCATATGAATTTTCAAGGAAAAAAATTGCATGTTAAACTTTTGCGACAATGTATACATACATCTATATATATGCACTATGGAGGTGCAtcatttcaattttttttgagaactatGTGTTTCAAGGGGTTTTCATGATTGCACCACAAGTGTGGTTGCACCGTATAGTTTTCCACAGTGATGATGGAAACTGGAAGAAGTTTAAGAAAAAAAAGTAGCTACCTGTATTTTCTCATTCACGTTGTAGGTTGCCTCATTTACATGATTTCTTCTATAAATGTTGTCTGGTAAAGATAACTCTTACAAGTTTCAATTAAGAGTTGACTAATTTTTATCTTATTATTTGCAGGTCCGATTATTCACCTTGATGGATTGGCCTATCTTGGATGCAATATGTGACAAATTAAGACAAAACTTATATATTAGTGGAAGTGACATTCTTTATCAAGGTGGCACTGTTGAAAAGATGGTCTTCATAGTGAGAGGGAAGCTTGAAAGCATCAGTGCAGATGGTAGCAAGGCTCCATTACATGATGGAGATGTATGTGGAGAGGAGCTCCTCACCTGGTACTTGGAACACTCTTCAGCGAATAGAGGTATGCAATTTCTGCCCTCCCTGCCTGCTGTTTGTCTTTTGGTTTTGTAGTTGTTCCATCTCATGAGCTACTGCTGTTTCAGATGGTGGGAAAATTAAATTCCAAGGTATGCGGTTGGTTGCTATACGCACAGTAAGATGTTTAACAAACGTTGAAGCTTTCGTACTCAGAGCAAGTGATCTGGAAGAAGTCACCTCACAGTTTGCTCGATTCTTGCGTAATCCACGAGTGCAGGGAGCGATCAGGTAATCACATTTTTGTTTAATTTATTACGTTTTTACCATATTCCTGCCCACCAGAATAGTTAAGGCTGTTCTTATAATTGTTTTTTGCTAATTCGTGGCAaaatatgataaattttaataatCATGCATCATTGTGACTTAAGACTTGTTAATTCAGTTCCTTTTGAAATACTGTGTCGACTGTCAATTGATGCTTGAACCTCTGCGTCCAATAGATATGAATCCCCCTACTGGCGAACCATTGCTGCAACTCGTATTCAAGTTGCATGGAGGTATCGAAAAAGGCGGCTGAAGCGAGCTGAGAAGTCGAGGTTGAGCGAAGAAACCTATACCTCACATGGGATCTTGACACCTGATTCTTTTCAGCGTGGACAGAGGGGATGATCTCTACCTGACTAGGCACTAACTTATCAGTTTCAGTTCTGCATCTAAAGCTTCTAGAGCTCTGAAATTCTCCGGACATGTCTACTTAGTGGAACCTAGTGCATGGGGCAAATATTTTTGGCTTTGGTGTTCAGAGTACATGATAAgagaatagttttttttttcatgcatGGTTGCCCCTGTTAGAGCTATTACACGCACATATATGTTGCATTCGGATCACTAGGAGATCAGTTATTTGCCTGCCAACCAGGATGCTCATCAGCTGTAAATAAATATTCATTATAAAAGAAAATTATTTGGCATGAAACAGCTCCTTTTTCAGAGTGAAGAGCCACACAATATTTCAAATTTTCAATCCATGGGGATTGCACGAGATTTGCAGTTAGGCACAGAGATAAAAGTGTGGATATTCCAAGTGAAATGTCCAATCTCTTTGCTATGTTATTCATTCAAACTACATGTTTACAAATTACAGGAACGTCTGAATCCTAGCGAACACCAGTATTAGCCATAGTGCACCTTGCCAACGCCATAATTTTTCTTGAATTCCACAGGAATTTCGTGTCAGGTGAGCATTACAAAGGTCATTTGAAACTGGAGTATttctctaaggccttgtttagtttcccaaaaatttttgcaaaatttttcagattctccgtcacattgaatctttagaagtatgcatagagtattaaatataaataaaaataaaaactaattattgacgagacgaatcttttgagtctagttagtctataattggacaatatttgtcaaatataaacgaaagtactactattcctattttgcaaaaatttttggaactaaacaaggcttaatcCTACGGTCCCGAGTTTGAATTGTTTCGTTCTCCGTATGAATCTCAGGAAAATTCTCTGACGAGTGACGAAACTGTTCCAAGCAGTCGGCGATCGCCCGAGCAGTTCTCAGAAACCTATTTATTGTTCCGGCCACGGCGATCGCCGGCTTGGAGCACGACATCGCGGATGTTGTTGACGAACTCCTCCCACCCGAGCCAAGAGCCCTCCACCGCTGGATCGAAGCTCGACGAGAACACCCCGTACGGCACGCCCAGGAGGACGCCGAAGAGCAGGAACGCCACCCAGAGCGGCGGCTGCAGGTCCAGCCCCGTCACCTGTGCCGccgcgcgcagcgccgcctcGCCCGCCGCGGACGCCGCGAGCGCGGCGGCCGGAACCCTCCGCGCCACCCGCCACAGCACCTCCTCCGACTCGAGGAACGCGAGTTGCCCCTCGCGCTCCCGCCGGAGGGCCCACTCCTCCCACTCCTCGTCGCTGACCGAGGCGTCGACGACCAGCAGCGACCCGAGCAGGAACGACGCGAGCGAGTAGGCGAGCGGCATCCAGGCGGGCACGCGCGCGCCTGCGGCGTCGCCGAGGTACCCGAGCAGCGCGGGCACGCCGGCGAAGGAGAGCGCCGCGACGGCCGGGAGCTTCCACAGCATGCCCAGGTCGGCGTCCCCGCCCGGGAGGTCCGCGTCGATGAGCGCCCggaggaggtcgtcgtcgtcgtcgtcgtcccccGCGCCGCCGAAGACGTCCGACTCGTCGACCACGCCGGCGTCGACGAGGTTCTGGAGGAAGGTCCGGAGGTCGTTGTTGCTGTTGCGGTAGGCGTCGACGACCTTCCGTAGCTGCGCCACGAGGCCTTCCTTGTCACTGACGTTGCTGCGCTCGCCCTCGCCGTCGTCGGTGGTGTTCGATCCGCCGGGGCTTGAAGCGGAGAGGCAGATGTGACGAGGGGGAGCGCGGAGGCGTAGCGAGGAGCGGGGGAGGGTGGGAGAGAACAGAGAACAGGAGGCGCCGGCGTGGGTGCGGGTGCGGGTGAATCGAGGGAGAAGAGAGGACTCCATTGCTTTGCTTGTTGGAGCTCGTGAGATCTCGGAGTTGAACAGACAGAAGCCATCCATGGCTGCCATGGCCTTATCCAGGCAGGACCCACTGTAGATTATCTGGGCCGTGAAATCGTGGCCCAGCTACCTCGGAGccttttctgcattccctttcggCCTTATGAAAATTACCACAATTGTGGGTTTAGAAAAATACTAGCACTAGGAAAGACTTTTACCAAATTATCGTTATGTTTACCAAATATTGGCTTCAAACCAAAGCTCATCCAACTTTTGGTATGGCTTGCTTCCTTGACGAGAAGCGATGTCTGAGTCTGAAATTGAGGGCGCATTCGACATTCACCGCCACAACAACGCAGACAGCATTCAAGCGTTCAAAGAGGAGCAAATCCTTCTTTGAAGCTGCAAGGAGAGAGACGAAATATTTTGCATCTTCAATCCTCTAGTTAAAATTGGAACCGGATGTTCATCAGATAAGTGATAACAATAGGTTCAATTGCATCAGCAAACGCCACCTCAAGATAAAATAGGACCAGCATACAATCAAAGGGTGAAATTGAAATCTTTACTATTCACCATCATATCTCTCTAAAAGCTAAGCACTACGGTACGGATTAAACAAGGTCGTTTAGATTAACCAAGGTCTGTTATTACATTTACGGATTTACCCCTTGATCAATCAGTCTTCATCCTCCTCGTACTCCTCTTCGTCTTCGTATTCCTCGTCGTaatcctcttcctcctcgtccACCGAGGAAGAGGAATCCTTCGCCATGGAAAGGACGTTCCAGTGCCGCACGGCGAGGTCCCACCCAACGACGGACCCCGTCTCCGCCGCGTCCCACCTCGACGACAGGAACCCGTAGTGGACCCCGAGCAGACCCACCGCGAAGAGCACGGCGGAGCCCGCGGTGGCAGCCCACGCCGGCACGTCCCCGGGCTGCGCGCGCTCGAGCAGCCCCAGGAACGCGGCGTCCGCCGCGACCGCCACCGCGGGGGGCGCCAGCATCCGCCACATCATCCCGCGCCGCATCTCCTCCGACAGGTCCAGCTCCAGCCCGAGCCCGCCCGCGCGCCACTGCTTCTCGGCGCCCgtcgacgacgtcgtcgtcgccgtggcGTCGATGACCTCGACGTTGCTGGAGCTGGCGGCCGCAGGcctggcggcggtggcgccggcGGCGCGGCGAAAGGCGCCGTGGCTGGCTGGGAGCAGCGGCCGCGCGCTGGCGGCGCGGCATGGGAGGAGCAGCAGCTccatggctggctggctggctttaGCGTGCGTGCCGGTGGGGGGCTCGTGTCCGGCGTGATTCTGCGGCCTGTGTGTGGGTTTTTTTGATAACCAGCCTCTGGGGTTGGGGGTGGCCCGTACGTACGTTTGTGAAGACGAGAAGAAAAGGGCCTGCTGCGTTATCCTGAGCTTTTCCTTTGGGGATGGCAACCTGCGTGTGAGATATTTGAGGTGCAGTTGCACACTTGCACCCATCCTCACCAACCCTCGAATGAAACGCAAGTTTTTTCTCCTAAATCATGCAgcaatttattatttatttggtTTCTGTAAAATTTCATGAAATGCCTGTATCACAAAAATTAGTACCTGTTCATTTGTGGATTAGACCGTGATTCCTTGTTTGGTAATAACTTATCCTACAGTAAGCAAATGATAAATCTACTGTGAGCAGGATCTCCAAGATGTTCTAAAAAAACATCCAAGAATATAGACTTAGGATACACTGTAAAAAgacatactccctctatcctagAATAGATGACGTTATGGGATGCATGCTGGTCAAATTTCTCAACTTTGATgagaattataaaaatacatgcaacatttatatctctaaataaatttattatgataGCATATTCAATTAtctatctaataatactaattatatattataaatattattattattttatgtaCAATTGGTGAAAGTTCAAAAAACTGACTTTTCGAAAAGCGAATGACTTCTATTCTAGGACAGAGGGAATATTGTTTGCCTTAGTTTCAGCTTATTTGAGCTATATTCTTCTAAACTACTCCCTAGCTCGGTCCTCAAAGAAGAATACCATTTGAGCATAGTATCAAGTTAGTGTATCTTGAGTTTTTACtcacaataaataaaaaaatcgaTATTTATATTGTCAAATAACTATCATTAAATTTGTTatgagatatatttttatattaattTAGTGCCATAAACATATTTTACTTATATATTCAATCAAACTTTAGATACGTTAACCATTTTTGACATAGGTAGTATAACAAATGGACCTTAGGTTCACCTAATATTTTTTTTCCCCCCGGTCTAGTGCCGTTGCTGCATGACTGATGTTTGCCGATTCAACAACAGGCAACCGGGCAGCTGCAGCCAGCCAAGGCTAGCATAGCAGCCCGGTCATGAGTCATGGGTGGCTACTGGGCTACTGGCTATGGCCTCTGGCTCAGCTAGGCCCGCGAGGGATTGACAAAAAAGGACGCACTAATTCGATTGATTAGGAGGGACCGGTCGGAATGTTGATGGGCCTGTGGGAGAGTTTTTAGCCACGCAGTAGAATTGGGAGTGGCCATCGAAATTCGTTGGAGGGTCGATCGGTCTTGTTCTCGGCCCAAAAATGCTGGTTTTagaaattgtttttttttaattttttttttgaagatgcTCTAAGAGACTAAGAAGCATGCTATCATTTGCAAAATGAGGTGCGTTTTGTCCTGATTTGAAGACGGTGATTGGTTCTCTTACACTGATTAGCACATGGCGGATAAAAAGAAAAGATGCTACGTAGccgtattaggccttgtttagatgcgaaaaaatttagatttcgctactgtagcacttttgtttgtttgtaataaatattgtccaatcatagactaattagggctaaaagattcgtctcgcgatttacagtcaaactgtgtgattagtttttgttttcgtctatatttaatgtttaatgcatgtgtcgtaagatttgatatgacagagaatcttgaaatttttagatttcggggtgaactaaacaaggccttagtttattGTCCACGAGACGATACCGATACAGTGTCCACTGAACTGGCGGGTTTGACTAAAAACATCTCATCTCTGAACAAAACAAAGCGCCGACGGGGGCAACGGAGCACATGGTCTTTCCTCCACCCTGACACTTGCTTGTCTGAACCAGTGACCCCTTCATGCTCTCGAGCTCGTTGTTGCCTCCAGCTACAAGCCATGCAATGCAAACAAGGCAAGATGTGCACCAGTAGTCTAGTACACAGTGACTACTCCCCCCACATGCAGCTTTGAGATCTGCTAGCTCAACCGGATCTCCTCTGCTAGTACGTGCTAGCATCCATCCAAACTCCAAAAGCATCTAACAAAAGCATCCTTTTCATTTCACCCAACCCTAGTAGTATACTCTTTTTttccccctctccctctctccgtAAAAAACGACGCGAGACACCGACGATGTGTATGTGCATGCCTTGTTGTGATTATGCCCGGCCGGATCCTACTGCTACTACACTATACTGCACGTACTGACGTACTACACGGTACACACGTTGATGAACCTGCAGAAAACATTGTTACGGAAGGAAAACTAATCACAGGAAAACTTCTGGTGAAACGTGCTTTGTTGCTCCGACAGCCCTGTGCGGAGTACTTTAGCGAGTGCAACATTGCCTTGACACTGACAACTTTCTATCGTCGTCCGTGGCAGCCTTATGTCACGTCAGGCCTTGTCCGGATCGCTGTTCCAGCTTTTCAGGTGATTTGAAGTTATAATTTGACGGCAGGAAATGTTCCCTTGCCCACTGCACTGTCA is a window encoding:
- the LOC8081920 gene encoding uncharacterized protein LOC8081920, which gives rise to MELLLLPCRAASARPLLPASHGAFRRAAGATAARPAAASSSNVEVIDATATTTSSTGAEKQWRAGGLGLELDLSEEMRRGMMWRMLAPPAVAVAADAAFLGLLERAQPGDVPAWAATAGSAVLFAVGLLGVHYGFLSSRWDAAETGSVVGWDLAVRHWNVLSMAKDSSSSVDEEEEDYDEEYEDEEEYEEDED
- the LOC8081919 gene encoding probable cyclic nucleotide-gated ion channel 20, chloroplastic; this encodes MTDQERDDIPMLLRNVELPRFPLRSTSMCIPVRDDEYEEDTFVPHTGPLFVQTPTQTAPGISFTSRDTPDRLPRPSQGKQVSKPHAIMPEEIRGNRWSYSGQVPKNEHLMMSGPLGQCDNPDCVNCPPACKNKRHFQRGSNALDNKIHNILYGHSGGWKKKIEQIMAYIPIMNPHAKPVQQWNQFFVISCLIAIFIDPLFFFLLSVRQDGNCIVLNWNFATGLAVVRSVTDAIYFLHMLLQFRLAYVAPESRVVGAGDLVDEPKKVAIHYLCGYFFLDFFVVLPLPQVMILLVVPKVGLSAANYAKNLLRATVLLQYVPRIIRFVPLLDGQSANGFIFESAWANFVINLLMFVLAGHVVGSCWYLFGLQRVNQCLRDACSASTIPYCDSFIDCGRGIGSGLYRQQWFNDLGAEACFNTGNNATFQYGIYEQAVLLTTEDSAVKRYIYSLFWGFQQISTLAGNLVPSYFVWEVLFTMAIIGLGLLLFALLIGNMQNFLQALGRRRLEMQLRRRDVEKWMSHRRLPEDLRRRVRRAERFTWAATQGVNEEELLSNLPEDIQRDIRRHFFRFLNKVRLFTLMDWPILDAICDKLRQNLYISGSDILYQGGTVEKMVFIVRGKLESISADGSKAPLHDGDVCGEELLTWYLEHSSANRDGGKIKFQGMRLVAIRTVRCLTNVEAFVLRASDLEEVTSQFARFLRNPRVQGAIRYESPYWRTIAATRIQVAWRYRKRRLKRAEKSRLSEETYTSHGILTPDSFQRGQRG
- the LOC8075222 gene encoding uncharacterized protein LOC8075222, with amino-acid sequence MAAMDGFCLFNSEISRAPTSKAMESSLLPRFTRTRTHAGASCSLFSPTLPRSSLRLRAPPRHICLSASSPGGSNTTDDGEGERSNVSDKEGLVAQLRKVVDAYRNSNNDLRTFLQNLVDAGVVDESDVFGGAGDDDDDDDLLRALIDADLPGGDADLGMLWKLPAVAALSFAGVPALLGYLGDAAGARVPAWMPLAYSLASFLLGSLLVVDASVSDEEWEEWALRREREGQLAFLESEEVLWRVARRVPAAALAASAAGEAALRAAAQVTGLDLQPPLWVAFLLFGVLLGVPYGVFSSSFDPAVEGSWLGWEEFVNNIRDVVLQAGDRRGRNNK